The following are encoded in a window of Longimicrobium sp. genomic DNA:
- a CDS encoding amidohydrolase family protein, producing MAPSRPLRRAAAVLAAALAAAAGPASAQAAAAPEFDDSHFHLTNYVQEGTDVHDFLRIMGTRVGRSTLFGIPLQQMWSYANSGDQAPTYYLQSDAPLYYYSFTDAYIAQAYRSLTAAEQARLDPMITGFNPADMYAADHIRRVLLTFPGVFSGIGEFSVHKEFVSSKVAGEVASLTNPALDRILALAGEAGLVVIFHNDMDVPFARAGAEPAYLAQMKALLRRHRNATIIWAHMGLGRVVHPVQASSVAPVTEWNPNHGTIVEGILADTTLRHVYFDLSWDEVAKYLLATPEVTRRSAALINRYPSRFLFGTDVVAPRDSAQYFAVFDRYRPLWALLTPEAGAMVRRGNYERLFDAARQRVRAWEARAKQTEANHTSAQIVIPPSPPPPPPPSLPPTP from the coding sequence ATGGCACCCTCGCGTCCTCTCCGCCGCGCCGCCGCGGTCCTCGCCGCGGCGCTGGCGGCCGCCGCGGGCCCGGCCTCCGCGCAGGCCGCGGCCGCGCCCGAGTTCGACGACTCGCACTTCCACCTGACCAACTACGTGCAGGAGGGGACGGACGTCCACGACTTCCTGCGCATCATGGGCACGCGCGTGGGGCGCTCCACCCTGTTCGGCATCCCCCTGCAGCAGATGTGGTCGTACGCCAACTCGGGCGACCAGGCGCCGACCTACTACCTGCAGAGCGACGCGCCGCTCTACTACTACTCCTTCACCGACGCCTACATCGCCCAGGCGTACCGCTCGCTGACGGCCGCCGAGCAGGCGCGGCTCGACCCCATGATCACCGGCTTCAACCCGGCCGACATGTACGCCGCCGACCACATCCGCCGGGTGCTGCTGACCTTTCCCGGCGTGTTCAGCGGGATCGGCGAGTTCAGCGTGCACAAGGAGTTCGTCTCGTCGAAGGTGGCGGGCGAGGTGGCCAGCCTGACCAACCCGGCGCTCGACCGCATCCTGGCGCTGGCGGGCGAGGCGGGGCTGGTGGTGATCTTCCACAACGACATGGACGTGCCCTTCGCGCGCGCCGGGGCCGAGCCGGCGTACCTGGCGCAGATGAAGGCGCTGCTGCGGCGGCACCGCAACGCCACCATCATCTGGGCGCACATGGGGCTGGGGCGGGTGGTGCATCCGGTGCAGGCGTCGAGCGTGGCGCCGGTCACCGAGTGGAACCCCAACCACGGCACCATCGTGGAGGGGATCCTGGCCGACACCACGCTGCGGCACGTGTACTTCGACCTCAGCTGGGACGAGGTGGCCAAGTACCTGCTGGCCACCCCCGAGGTCACCCGCCGCTCGGCCGCGCTGATCAACCGCTATCCCAGCCGCTTCCTGTTCGGCACCGACGTGGTGGCGCCCAGGGACTCGGCCCAGTACTTCGCCGTGTTCGACCGCTACCGCCCGCTCTGGGCGCTGCTGACCCCCGAGGCCGGCGCCATGGTGCGCCGCGGCAACTACGAGCGGCTGTTCGACGCGGCGCGGCAGAGGGTGCGAGCGTGGGAGGCTCGCGCGAAGCAGACGGAGGCCAACCACACCTCCGCGCAGATCGTCATCCCGCCGTCGCCGCCCCCTCCACCCCCGCCGTCGCTGCCGCCGACGCCCTGA
- a CDS encoding L-serine ammonia-lyase, with protein sequence MSSRDDIKDDDSDLFDPAPQVAMVPAGLDRRKFLMRSAVISATAVMTGCERSDVEAKAPPPAAEGEAAPPAGGPQVPLSPDLDVVKKGQGPVLTTVDEFYKVGPGPSSSHTIGPMRITYDFYQRAAKLPAEKLEKATKLRVNLFGSLSATGKGHGTERAALAGLVGKEPATVDPAFLDSLRDKPGQVFPVKLGNKSINVSLADVVYDATKGNFKHPNTMTVKLLAGDEVLLEQEYYSVGGGFIEWKGYTPPKKNPPRYPFRTMKELRAHADRNHTTIARIMLANEMSIAGRSEAEVYAFVDKIIDAMLATVKSGLSMPENNVLPGPIKLHSKAASVYKRALDDRYESDRGIGALSAFALAASEENGRGHLVITAPTGGSAGVMPSLVYALMEVRKIDRQKIRDGMLAAAAVGYLCKHHATLSAAEGGCQAEIGVASSMAAALTASAHGAPSLVVENAAESALEHHLGMTCDPVAGYVQVPCIERCAFGAVKAWTAYQIASNEIASRHRVDFDETVMALAQTARDMNSKYKETSEAGLAQSVTLC encoded by the coding sequence ATGTCCAGCAGAGACGACATCAAGGACGATGACAGCGATCTGTTCGACCCCGCGCCCCAGGTGGCCATGGTTCCGGCCGGCCTCGACCGTAGGAAGTTCCTCATGCGCAGCGCCGTGATCTCGGCCACTGCAGTGATGACCGGCTGTGAGCGATCGGACGTGGAAGCAAAAGCCCCTCCGCCGGCCGCCGAGGGCGAAGCGGCACCGCCGGCCGGTGGCCCCCAGGTCCCCTTGTCTCCCGACCTGGACGTTGTGAAGAAGGGACAGGGGCCGGTGCTGACGACCGTGGACGAGTTCTACAAGGTGGGCCCGGGGCCTTCCAGCTCGCACACGATCGGTCCGATGCGCATCACTTACGATTTCTACCAGCGAGCTGCCAAACTGCCCGCCGAGAAACTGGAGAAGGCTACGAAGCTTCGGGTGAACCTGTTCGGAAGCCTCAGTGCGACAGGAAAGGGCCACGGCACGGAACGAGCCGCACTCGCAGGGCTGGTGGGGAAAGAGCCGGCTACGGTCGACCCTGCGTTTCTGGACAGCCTGCGAGACAAGCCCGGTCAGGTGTTCCCGGTGAAGCTCGGCAACAAGTCGATCAACGTGAGCCTCGCAGACGTCGTCTACGATGCCACCAAGGGCAATTTCAAACACCCGAACACGATGACGGTCAAGCTTCTCGCCGGGGACGAGGTGTTGCTCGAGCAGGAGTACTACTCGGTGGGCGGTGGATTCATCGAGTGGAAAGGCTATACGCCCCCGAAGAAGAACCCGCCCAGGTACCCGTTCCGCACCATGAAAGAGCTGCGGGCGCATGCCGACCGCAACCACACCACGATCGCCAGGATCATGCTGGCAAACGAGATGTCGATTGCGGGCAGGTCGGAAGCGGAGGTCTACGCCTTCGTCGACAAGATCATCGACGCCATGCTCGCGACCGTGAAGTCGGGGCTTTCCATGCCGGAGAACAACGTCCTCCCCGGCCCGATCAAATTGCACAGCAAGGCCGCGTCGGTATACAAGCGCGCCCTGGACGACAGGTACGAGTCGGATCGCGGGATCGGCGCACTGTCGGCGTTCGCCCTGGCGGCCTCGGAGGAGAACGGGCGAGGACACCTCGTCATCACCGCGCCGACGGGCGGTTCCGCCGGCGTCATGCCGTCGCTGGTCTATGCGCTGATGGAGGTCCGGAAAATCGACCGGCAGAAGATCCGCGACGGCATGCTCGCCGCGGCTGCGGTGGGCTACCTTTGCAAGCACCATGCGACGCTGTCTGCGGCCGAGGGCGGTTGCCAGGCAGAGATCGGCGTGGCCTCGTCGATGGCCGCAGCCCTGACCGCTTCGGCACACGGCGCCCCGTCACTGGTCGTCGAGAACGCGGCCGAATCCGCCCTGGAGCATCACCTGGGCATGACGTGCGACCCGGTCGCCGGTTACGTGCAGGTTCCCTGCATCGAGCGATGCGCCTTCGGCGCGGTCAAGGCCTGGACGGCCTACCAGATCGCCAGCAACGAGATCGCGTCCAGGCACCGCGTCGATTTCGACGAGACGGTGATGGCTCTCGCCCAGACGGCAAGAGACATGAACTCCAAGTACAAGGAAACCAGCGAAGCCGGCCTCGCTCAATCCGTGACCCTCTGCTGA